The following coding sequences are from one Lycium ferocissimum isolate CSIRO_LF1 chromosome 3, AGI_CSIRO_Lferr_CH_V1, whole genome shotgun sequence window:
- the LOC132050033 gene encoding LOW QUALITY PROTEIN: BTB/POZ domain-containing protein NPY2-like (The sequence of the model RefSeq protein was modified relative to this genomic sequence to represent the inferred CDS: inserted 1 base in 1 codon) — translation MKFMKLGSKPDTFQSDGKNVRYVASELASDIVVNVGDVKFYLHKFPLLSKSAFLQKLVANSSEGDGDEIYIHDVPGGPMSFEICVKFCYGMTVTLNAYNVVAARCAAEYLEMHEDVEKGNLIYKVDVFLHCSIFRSWKDSIIFLQTTKSRLHLCEEVKLISHCIDAIASKTSIDVRKVNWSYTYNRTKIPEENGNGPNSNGVRSRVVPNDWWVDDLCELEIDLYKRVIVNIKNKGIVSSEVIGEAIKAYTLRRFPGFSKGVFQFNDVSRSRSILDTIICLLPAEKGSVSCSFLLKLLKASISVDSGETVKAELVKRIGQQLEEASVNDLLIRPTDGEVTMYDVHVFHKILEYFVMCDEDLKTQLEDGNEIPGVLSEASKLMVAKLVDGYLIEIAKDPNLPLSIFVGLADMVTDFPRPGHDSLYRAIDTYLKAHPGISKNDRKRICSLMDCXKLSVDACTHAVQNERLPSRVVVQVLFFEQVRANASSGSSTPDLPKAIRDLTGASYASSRSATTDSEVTASAEELRALKEELAALKLANGGLIDKVNGKAANGRMKSLRIFTKIWSSKGRKQGENSGSESSDSLGSASLEETKYTRTPSRKGRYSVS, via the exons atgaagttcatgaaacttggatccAAACCTGATACATTTCAGTCAGATGGGAAAAATGTCAG ATATGTTGCTTCAGAGTTGGCTTCTGACATCGTTGTTAATGTGGGGGATGTGAAGTTTTATCTGCATAAG TTTCCTCTTCTGTCCAAGAGTGCTTTTCTGCAAAAGCTGGTTGCAAACTCAAGTGAAGGAGATGGCGATGAAATTTACATTCATGACGTTCCTGGAGGACCTATGTCCTTTGAAATATGTGTCAAGTTTTGTTACGGTATGACAGTTACACTGAATGCTTATAATGTCGTGGCAGCAAGGTGTGCTGCTGAGTATCTTGAAATGCATGAGGATGTTGAGAAAGGAAATCTTATTTACAAGGTCGATGTTTTCCTACACTGTAGCATTTTCCGAAGCTGGAAAGATTCGATAATATTTCTTCAGACCACTAAATCTAGGTTACATCTGTGTGAGGAAGTGAAGTTGATCAGCCACTGTATTGATGCTATAGCATCCAAGACATCTATTGATGTTCGCAAGGTTAATTGGTCTTATACATATAACCGGACAAAGATACCAGAGGAAAATGGAAATGGTCCGAACTCCAATGGAGTTAGAAGCCGTGTGGTGCCAAATGATTGGTGGGTTGATGACTTATGTGAGCTTGAAATAGATCTTTATAAACGGGTTATTGTCAACATAAAGAACAAAGGGATTGTCTCCTCTGAAGTGATTGGAGAAGCTATTAAAGCTTACACTTTGAGAAGGTTCCCAGGCTTTAGCAAGGGTGTCTTCCAGTTCAATGACGTGTCCAGATCACGCTCAATATTGGATACAATTATATGTCTATTGCCTGCTGAAAAAGGTAGTGTCTCTTGTAGTTTCTTGTTGAAATTGCTAAAAGCATCCATTTCAGTGGATTCTGGAGAAACGGTTAAGGCAGAACTAGTCAAGAGAATAGGGCAGCAACTGGAGGAGGCCTCTGTCAATGATCTTTTGATCCGACCTACAGATGGGGAAGTGACAATGTATGATGTCCATGTCTTCCACAAAATACTAGAGTACTTTGTGATGTGTGATGAGGATTTGAAAACTCAGTTGGAAGATGGTAATGAAATTCCGGGGGTTTTATCAGAAGCTTCAAAGCTCATGGTGGCAAAGCTAGTAGATGGATACCTTATAGAAATTGCCAAAGATCCTAATCTCCCTTTGTCAATATTTGTTGGTCTAGCAGATATGGTAACAGATTTCCCTCGGCCTGGTCATGACAGCCTTTATCGTGCAATTGATACTTACCTCAAG GCGCACCCTGGGATCAGCAAGAATGACAGAAAGAGAATTTGCAGTCTGATGGATT AAAAGCTCTCAGTTGATGCATGTACGCATGCCGTGCAAAATGAGAGACTTCCCTCACGCGTTGTCGTACAAGTTCTCTTCTTTGAGCAAGTCAGGGCCAATGCATCCTCCGGGAGCAGCACTCCGGATCTGCCCAAAGCTATTAGAGACCTCACCGGTGCTTCATATGCGAGCTCAAGGTCGGCCACAACAGATTCGGAGGTTACAGCCTCTGCTGAAGAACTGAGGGCTTTGAAAGAAGAGCTGGCAGCCTTAAAATTGGCAAATGGAGGACTAATCGATAAAGTTAATGGCAAGGCTGCCAATGGTAGAATGAAAAGTTTACGGATCTTTACAAAAATCTGGTCAAGCAAAGGCAGGAAACAAGGGGAAAATAGTGGCTCGGAATCATCAGACAGTCTTGGATCTGCCAGCTTAGAAGAAACTAAGTACACACGTACAccttcaagaaaaggaagatatTCAGTTTCTTAG